Part of the Cupriavidus basilensis genome is shown below.
GCAATTACCTGTTCTTTGATGCGCCGGTCGGATTGCTCTTCACCGTGGACCGAGTGATGAGCGAGGGCAGCCTGCTTGACTACGGGATGTTCCTTCAAAACATCATGGTGGTCGCCCGTGCACACGGTTTAAGCACCTGCCCGCAGGCGGCGTTCATGAAGTACTACACGATCATCGAACAGCAGCTTTCCCTGGCGCCAACCGAGAAGTTCCTGGTGGGAATGAGCCTCGGCTACGCAGACGAGAGCCGCGTGGAAAACACACTCGTGTCCGAGCGCGAGCCGGTGTCGAGCTTCACCTGTTTCCACGGCCTGGAACGCGCTTGACCGAAGATTTCACAACAATGACTTGATCCATCACGAATGGAGGAGACGATGAAAAAAGATATCGATGTGCAAAAGGTTGCAGAGAACGCCCGGTTCTCCGGGTTTCACGGCATCATCCTGTTTTGGTGTGTGGTGATTCTCGTGCTCGATGGCTATGACTTGGCGGTCGTCGGCGCTGCACTTCCTTCGATCATGAAGGAAATGGGCGTGGACGCCACCAAGGCCGGATTCATGGCCAGTTCGGCTCTGTTCGGCATGATGCTGGGCGCTATCTACCTGGGGACGCTTGCCGACAAGATTGGTCGCAAGCTGTCGATTTGCATCTGCGTGGGGCTGTTCAGTGTGTTCACTGCCGCTGCAGGCCTGACCAGCGATCCGGTCAGTTTCAGCGCGATGCGCTTTCTCGCCGGGTTGGGGATCGGCGGTGTCCTGCCGGTGGTCACTGCCCAGATGGGAGAGTTTGCCCCTGGCAAGGTGCGGGCGAGATTGGTGACGATCGTATTCGCCGGTTATTCCATCGGCGGCATCCTGGTCGCCCTGACCGGCAAGCAGCTCATCGGCGCCTACGGATGGCCGGCCGTGTTTTTGGTGGCGGGCCTGCCGGTCCTCTTCATTCCGTTCATCCTGTGGACGATGCCGGAATCGATGGCCTTCCTCGCCAAGAAGAATCGGCAGGAGGCACTCCGGCGTGTTGTACAGAAGATCGCGCCGGAGCTACGCATCGCCGATGACGATCGTCTTGTCGTACCGCAGGAAGCGATGGCGTCCAACGCTCCCGTCAAGGCATTGTTCGCCGATGGCCGTGCGCTGAGCACTGTCATGCTGTGGACGGCGTTCTTCACCGGGCTTTTCATGGTCTATTCGCTCAGCTCGTGGCTGACTAAGCTGATGGCGATGTCTGGCTACAGCCTCGGATCGGCGCTGAACTTCGTGCTGGTGTTCAACATCGGGGCAGCATGCGGGGCGATTGGCGGTGGGTGGCTGGGCGACAAGTTCAACATCAAGCATGTACTGGTGGCCTTCTACGCGACCGGTGCGGTGTCGCTCACCCTCATGGGATACACGAAGGCTACTGAGCTGCTCTTCGTACTTGTCTTCGTCGTCGGCGCATCGACGCTGGGTACGCAGTTGCTCGCGTACGCATACGCTGGCGAGTTTTACCCCGGCTCCATTCGATCGACCGGCGTCGGCTTCGCCTCGGGAATTGGCCGTCTTGGCGCCATCGTGGCACCGGTGCTGATTGGGATGCTGGTCGCTATGAAGCTGCCGCTTGAGCAGAACTTTCTTGCGATCGGTATTGCCGGTGTGATTGGAACGCTTGCCGTCACGCTGGTCGACCACCGCCGCAGCGCCTCCGTGCGGACGAAACAAGGTAGTTCGCTCTCCTCGCTGGATGTACGGTCGTCCACTCATCACTAAACCACTCTTACCGATTTACCGATATGCAAATTCAGGACAATGTTTTTATAGTGACGGGCGGCGGATCCGGGCTGGGCGCTGCCACGGTACATGCCCTTGCCGAAAATGGCGCCAAAGTCGTGATCGCGGACCGCGATGCGGATGCCGGCCAAGCTGTCGCCAAAACATCAGGCGGCGCCTTCGTGCGGACCGATGTCACGGACGAAGAAAGCGTGCAGGGCATGTACGCATTCGCAACGCGATTGGGCGTACTGCGCGGCGTGATCAACTGCGCTGGCGTGGCGCCCGCTGAGAAAGTCATTGGCAAGAGCGGGGTGCATGCCATGGCTTCTTTCAGCCGGACCATGCAGATCAACGTCGGTGGCACCTTCAACGTGCTGCGCCTTGGGGCGGAGATCATGGCCGGTCAGGAGGCGCTGGCGGATGGCGAGCGGGGCGTCATCGTCAACACGGCCTCCATTGCCGCATTCGATGGCCAGGTTGGGCAGACCGCCTACGCCGCCTCGAAGGGCGCCATCGTCGCCATGACGTTACCGCTGGCCCGCGAGCTGGCGCGCTTCGGCATCCGGGTCATGGCAATCGCGCCGGGAATCATGGAGACGCCGATGCTACTGGGTATGCCGGCAGAAGTGCAAAAGGCGCTTGGGGACGCCGTGCCCTTTCCACAGCGTATGGGACGGCCAACGGAGTTCGCGGACCTTGTGAAACACATCATCGGCAGTCCATATCTGAACGGCGAAGTCATTCGTCTCGATGGCGCAATCCGCATGGCGGCAAAATGAAGGAGATTGGCATGACGAACACAAACGATCCCGTGGTGATCATGTCCGCGGCCCGCACACCGATCGGTGGCTTCCAGGGCGCGTTGGCATCGTTGACAGCGCCGGAGCTGGGGGGCGCTGCCATCCAGGCCGCCGTGGAGCGGGCAAAGATCGATCCCGCGTCGGTCCAGGAACTGCTGATGGGATGTGTCCTTCCCGCCGGACTTGGGCAAGCCCCGGCGCGGCAGGCGTCCATCAACGCAGGCCTGCCGCTTGGCGTGCCATGCACGACGATCAGCAAGGTCTGCGGTTCGGGCATGAAGTCGGTGATGTTAGCCCATGACCTCCTTCTTGCTGGATCGAACGACCTCATGGTGGCAGGCGGCATGGAGTCGATGTCGAACGCGCCGTACTTGTTGCCGAAAGCGCGTGCGGGATACAGGCTTGGCCACGGCAAGCTCATTGACCACATGTTCTTCGATGGCCTCGAGGACCACTATGGCGACGATACGCGTGGCCGGTTGATGGGAACGTTTGCGGAAGATTGCGCCGACGCATATCGCTTCAGCCGGCATGCACAGGACGAGTGGGCGGTTCTCTCGACGCTGCGCGCGCAGGCGGCCATTCAGGCGGGGCACTTTGCCTGGGAGACCGTGCCGCTAACCGTCGCGGGGCGCAAGAGCAGTGTGACGGTCCGGGAGGACGAGCTGCCGCTCAAGGCCGACCTGAGCCGCATTCCTACCCTGAAGCCTGCTTTCAGGCAGGATGGCACCGTGACGCCGGCAAACTCCAGTTCGATTTCGGACGGCGCCGCGGCGCTGGTGCTTACCCGCCAGTCCGTCGCCGAGCGCATGGGCGTGCGCCCCCTCGCGAGGATCGTCGGTCATGCGAGCCATGCCCAGGAGCCCGCCAAGTTCGCGACGGCGCCGATTGATGCCATTCGCAAGCTCCTGGATCGCACCGGATGGGCGACCGCCGATGTCGATCTGTGGGAAATCAATGAGGCCTTCGCGGTGGTCCCAATGGCGGCTGTTCATGATCTCAGGTTGGATCGGGACCAGGTGAACGTCCACGGCGGGGCGTGCGCATTGGGACACCCGATTGGCGCTTCGGGCGCGCGAATTCTCGTCACGCTGCTTGGTGCGCTTCGAAGAATCGGTGGCAGGCGAGGTATTGCAAGCCTCTGTATCGGGGGCGGTGAGGCTACCGCTGTGGCTGTCGAACTCGTCTGACGCCATCAATGGCAACGTGGCGCGCCGCCATTTGTCTTCCAGCGCGCGTCACGGGAGCCCCTGCGGCGGCCTTCAGTCACCGATGTGGGCAAACTGCCGCATCCCTTCGAGATCGAGGATCTGTATGGAGCCATACTCGATGGCAAGCATGCCGGCGTCGGCCAGTTCGCGAAGCGCCCGATTGGTGTTCTGCCTTGACAGGCCGGACAGACGGCCGACTTCCTCCTGAGACAGGCTCAGTGTCCGGTCGGTGGACGGGTAGAGTTGCTGGTGAAACAGTTCGGCCAGGCAGAATGCGACGCGAGCTGCAGCTTCATGCAGGCGCAGGTTGTGGACCAGGCCAACGTAGTAGCCGCACCGGGCATTGAGCTGGTCGATGACATAGCGGCTGAAGGCGGGATTGCGGTCAAGGAGCCAAAGGAAAGTCGCACGGGGCACAAAGGCCACGCGGCTCTCCTTGATCGCAACGACCGAATATGGGCGCGGCTCGCGCTTCAGGACCGCCCCCTCACCAAACCATGATCCGGCCGGAACGCCGGCGAACGTGATAGCCCGCCCGCAGGCCGATGCGGTGTCGACCTTCGCCATGCCTTCGATCACGGCCAGCCAGTGATCGGCGGGGTCCCCACGATGGCAAGCCACTCCGCCGGCGGGATA
Proteins encoded:
- a CDS encoding MFS transporter, with the translated sequence MKKDIDVQKVAENARFSGFHGIILFWCVVILVLDGYDLAVVGAALPSIMKEMGVDATKAGFMASSALFGMMLGAIYLGTLADKIGRKLSICICVGLFSVFTAAAGLTSDPVSFSAMRFLAGLGIGGVLPVVTAQMGEFAPGKVRARLVTIVFAGYSIGGILVALTGKQLIGAYGWPAVFLVAGLPVLFIPFILWTMPESMAFLAKKNRQEALRRVVQKIAPELRIADDDRLVVPQEAMASNAPVKALFADGRALSTVMLWTAFFTGLFMVYSLSSWLTKLMAMSGYSLGSALNFVLVFNIGAACGAIGGGWLGDKFNIKHVLVAFYATGAVSLTLMGYTKATELLFVLVFVVGASTLGTQLLAYAYAGEFYPGSIRSTGVGFASGIGRLGAIVAPVLIGMLVAMKLPLEQNFLAIGIAGVIGTLAVTLVDHRRSASVRTKQGSSLSSLDVRSSTHH
- a CDS encoding SDR family NAD(P)-dependent oxidoreductase, with the translated sequence MQIQDNVFIVTGGGSGLGAATVHALAENGAKVVIADRDADAGQAVAKTSGGAFVRTDVTDEESVQGMYAFATRLGVLRGVINCAGVAPAEKVIGKSGVHAMASFSRTMQINVGGTFNVLRLGAEIMAGQEALADGERGVIVNTASIAAFDGQVGQTAYAASKGAIVAMTLPLARELARFGIRVMAIAPGIMETPMLLGMPAEVQKALGDAVPFPQRMGRPTEFADLVKHIIGSPYLNGEVIRLDGAIRMAAK
- a CDS encoding acetyl-CoA C-acyltransferase is translated as MTNTNDPVVIMSAARTPIGGFQGALASLTAPELGGAAIQAAVERAKIDPASVQELLMGCVLPAGLGQAPARQASINAGLPLGVPCTTISKVCGSGMKSVMLAHDLLLAGSNDLMVAGGMESMSNAPYLLPKARAGYRLGHGKLIDHMFFDGLEDHYGDDTRGRLMGTFAEDCADAYRFSRHAQDEWAVLSTLRAQAAIQAGHFAWETVPLTVAGRKSSVTVREDELPLKADLSRIPTLKPAFRQDGTVTPANSSSISDGAAALVLTRQSVAERMGVRPLARIVGHASHAQEPAKFATAPIDAIRKLLDRTGWATADVDLWEINEAFAVVPMAAVHDLRLDRDQVNVHGGACALGHPIGASGARILVTLLGALRRIGGRRGIASLCIGGGEATAVAVELV
- a CDS encoding Crp/Fnr family transcriptional regulator — protein: MQTLSNPHRERSVTPEFLLRTRSSRSASLESFVESATWFAGLTAEEQARVQADAYERQYPAGGVACHRGDPADHWLAVIEGMAKVDTASACGRAITFAGVPAGSWFGEGAVLKREPRPYSVVAIKESRVAFVPRATFLWLLDRNPAFSRYVIDQLNARCGYYVGLVHNLRLHEAAARVAFCLAELFHQQLYPSTDRTLSLSQEEVGRLSGLSRQNTNRALRELADAGMLAIEYGSIQILDLEGMRQFAHIGD